Within the Salvia hispanica cultivar TCC Black 2014 chromosome 4, UniMelb_Shisp_WGS_1.0, whole genome shotgun sequence genome, the region CAAAGGGGCTGATGTGAAATTGAAGCCTCTAAACACTTTTATCAAGACTAGGGAAAATAATTTGTGCCTAGCTTTTGCACCCACAAATGATGAGCCAATATTTGGTAATTTGGCACAAATGGATTTCTTGATAGGATATGACTTAGAAAATAAGATAGTATCCTTTAAACCTACAGATTGCAACTAGGAAGGTTGTAAAGATTAATATCCTGATTTTCAGTTAAActtccttttcctttaatttgTGTTTGAAAGAAATTTAAGGTAGCAATCGAGTTTCTCCGATCAACATCATACATAtaaatgattaagaaatgggaaaaaaaaaaaaaaaaaaaaaaaaaaaaaaaaaaaaaaagtgattgataCTTGGCCATTGTTGAGACCATATACTTAATGATGATCATGATCATACGGCTTGGTGGCGGGCATTGGGGGCAATAGTCGATGTAGGAATAAATGTAGGCGAAGAGCCAAACGAGCCAGGGCTAAAGCAGCAAAGGGATGCCACGGCTGAGAAGACAAGGAGAAGGACGCAAACCACCACACACAGGCAGAAGATGTAGATCAATGGAATTAACATTCTTTCCCTTTCATCTGCATCCCTGcatccattaatttattttccctCCTTGAGAATCTAATTTCCGCCTCtacgtgtatatatatatatgcgaTTCGAGGAGGAAGATTTTCTTCTTAACGAAGCTTCTATTTGGgggaataattaattgattttctaCAAGAGGACATGAACAAAAATTTTACATACCAcgtgtttatattttacaaactactactataatctAAGAACAACGCACCTACAGACTTGGCTTACCGGACTCAAAAACAATCATAATGTTAAGGAATGTTACCTGAATTATACAACAGACCTAAATCGATCAGTATTCTACCATGTCGGTATTAGTCACAGAAGTTGATTCTACCCATAAATGCCAATTTACCTCCCATTTCCATCCCTCCTTCATCCTAAATTATCATCACTGGTGTGGGGTTCTTATGCCCGCTCCAGTGCCTGGCCATGTACGAAGCCACCACCTTCGTCTGTCATGCACAACCAccaaaagagaaataaaggaAATTATTTAGTGGAACACAATGCACAACAAGAACATAAAATCTTCCTAAATAAAACCAATATTAACTTTGTGAAATTAAGAGTTTGGAACCAAGCAGCATGTGTAAATACTGATGGCTATGACTTTCACCTAGCATTTTTCCATTGGGAAGACTGGAAACAAAGTTTATAAATACTGATGGCTGTGTCTTTCACCTAGCATTTTTCCAATCGAGACTAACTTAAAAAGATGGCAGGGTTCATATTAACTGAAATTTAAGTCAGTATCACAGAATGATCAAGGAATGGAGATGCAAAGTAAAATTGTAAGTACTTAAAATACTATCAAACTGCCAGTGACTAAAAAGTAGGAAACTTAAAAAGATAGTGCAAAGCATACCACTTTCACCATCAGATAAATCCGCAAACCTTGCAATGGCATCGCTGAGAGCGAGCTCATGTTCCTGTATCAAAAGAACTAAACATTAGAACCCATCGGAAAGACAAAATacacatgaaattaatttgcaaAGAATGATGTGCTTACTAACCTTTAAAACTTTCCTTGCCCTGTCAATTTCAACAGGATCAGGATGACTAGCATTAAAAACCTTCTCCACCTACCAACATTCAAACTTAATGAACAATTAGCTAATAAAACAAGTGGACACTAGATCCTTGCTCTGCCAATTCCAACAGGGTCTGAATACTAGCATTAAAAACCTTCTACAACTATCATTAAAACATTTAGCTAATCAAATAAGTGGGCACTAGACCTCCACTGCATACCTCTTTTATCAAAGTCTCAGTATGAAGCAACTGAATGTCATCCAGTCTTTTCTTTCCAATGCCATTTTGGGGTGGAAGGTCATTCCTGGACTGGCCTTTGGGTAAACCCCTTCCTCTTCCCAAACCTGGAGCATTATCTTGTCCAAGAGGTCGGCCGATCCCACAGGCAGCTCCACCATAACTGCCATGACGAGAAATCCCAGGGTCTTCACCGTCCCACTTAATATCAGACGGAGATATCTACAGTGGAAATGCAAAAGCATCAGGTTGAGGCTATCCCCAAGAAACAGTTTAATATCAATCAATCTTTAATTCTTCTGCTTGCTAGTTTTTTCTCCTATTAATAGTTCCAAGGACAAATAATACCATGGCAGAAAGAACTCAGCAAAACAATCCATGTCAAACGTTCCCACTGAATTGATAATCATGCCTCAATAATACCACATTTAACTAGTCAACTAGGCTTCtgtttcttcttctcattCCAAAGGATTTTTATTGTTCCTAGCTTTTGCTATGAGGTTTAGATAGAACATATGAAAGACTCTATCTAATAGTTGACATCCTTTAAGGGGAAAGTTCCACACAATGATAATCACATTAGATAGAACCACAAAAGCCAAAAGTTTGTGTTGCTTTATTAAATCCAGTAATGCAAACTTTTACATATCTGTTATGTAACATGTGTTACACACTTACACAAGGAAAAGAGTAGATACTATAAACATGTCCTTAATCAGGATGTATATCCCAACCAGTAGTTAtaagcaaaattaaaatctaaaaatttagACAACTATCTGTGAGTGGAACTTATTATCCTCAAAAAAAAAGctcaaaatttgattattgatactctattaaaaaaatacaatcttTGATTGGAGATACATGACTTGATCACTCTAATAATGTTATCAAAGGGAAGAACATTGGTGTGAAGGTCAATAAAGCagtaaaactaaaactaataatGCAAAATTGCACCATTAGTAAATAATGACACATATTAAGTGTCAGGAACCAATGGAGTTTGCTCAGTTGGTGGACTGGTACCATGCTACTTTAGAAATGTAGCAAGTAGATCATTGCAGTGGCAATGGACAACACTGAAATATATAGTGCCCAACTCATAAGAAGGAAGGTACTTAAAAACAAAGCTTAAGAAATCAATCCAATTACATTAGATCACACATAACAAAACATGATAACTAATACAAGCAAGCAAGGAATTGTGAGATTCTGtaatgtagaaaaaaaaagctatCTACCTCAGCTAGGTTGACCCATTCCCATGTTTCAAAATCAGTACCTATGTCATAAACAAGAGCATGTCGACCCTGAAAATAACATAGAGCTAACTTCAGAAATtgatgaagagaaaagaatGGTCCACAGTTATAAGAGAGGTGGATATACCTCAACTGCATTGTAATCAGTTATAACAGcttcataaaaattattatcatcGGGCCATCTGGTTCTGACTTTCCGTCCAATTAATGGATCAAAAGAACCTTGCGGCCGCTCATTTGGAAGGCCCCCAACGCGGTTACCAAATTGACCTCTTCCAGCCGGCCCAGAGGGATGCCGAATTTTCGTTAATGAACCAGGTGGTATCTGACAAATAAAgcaaattattgaaaaatagcATCAGTCAAGGTAAAGCAGACAAAAATTAGATAGTATTAAATTTCCAACTCACAGATTTGtgcttttttccttttgtccCTGCTATAGGTCCACGCTTAGCAGCTGAGGAGGACGGCTGGTTTGTTGTAGCAATTGCATGTGGGTGGAAAGAAGGAGATGGCCCACCATAAGATACAGAAGGATACTGTGGAGCtatcttttgctttttacGAGAAGCTGAAATGGACGGACTCAGCACTGCATCATGTACTGGTTGATTGGCACCATGAATGCTTTGTTGCAGCCCCCCTGATTGCCTCCACTCTCTGACAGTATTCCCAATTTCTCATAACCAATAAAATGATCATTTGCAAAATTAAACTTGAGATTGACTTTTTAACAGCtcttattttatgtaaaataccTTATTCTTCTGATTGTATCATCAGCATTAACCCTACTGAGAAGATCTCTGTGTTCCTCATTTGATAATCTTAACTCTTTCCTGAGCTCTGTAATTAAACTTTCCTTCTCCTggaaaaaatacaatttattGAGCAGACGCATAAACCTTTAGATCTGATGAAAGAAATAAGCCACATTAGATTCACGTCACAGTACAAATTGTACCCAAGTTATGGCATCATCTTGAGCTTTAAAGGCTCTTAGAACTGAACTGTATGCTTCTTGCTCAAGCTGGTGAATTTTAGCTTCCATATCAGTCTCCTCATAGATCCGGGGAAATGGGTGAGAACTAAAGGCAGCAGGCCTTCCATTACCAGAAATGCGGCCACCTCTTGACATTCTATTTGTATTTTGATGTGGTGGAGGAAAATCATCATCAGTTCCTGAAACAGAATCAATGGGAAAGAGAGGAGAAAGACATTTGTCACAGACGATGCCTATAAAACATAACAAGCAATAATGTAGTCTGGCACTATAGAAGATATCATCTAAGTTAATAAAACATAGATAAGGGGATCATAATAACCCATGACAGATATGCCAGAATCCAAGTTGTTGGCCAAATTGAGTAACTAATGAAACACTGAGACGAGTTATCCAGCTAGTTCGTGCTTATTGTATAAGAcatgtgaagaagaaaacaagcTTACTAAAGAGAAAGTTGCACGTGATTACATGTTCATCAACAATAGGCATTTGTTTGAAATAGGATGGCAGTGTTACAGATACCAGCTATGTTAAGCGAAAGGAATGTGTCCCAAAGGAATAAGAAGTACAGTAACTCACATAGTGATTTATTGAAAACCCATTGGCCAGATAATTTCGTACTAATTATGTGCCTCCCTACGTCCGTTTCCAgaaaagaatgagaaaaagaaaaacaaaatacttcaATGAGGAATAAGATCTCAACCCCACGAAGTCCCTCTTTATTCCTACACAAAACCATCTagatacaaaattataatcaacCACCAGCAGCAAAACCAGTGATCCATACACAAGATTCTATCAGGGGAATGTGGTTTGATAATCTAGAACTCTCAGTCCATGCAGAGAAAGCAGACATAAATGAAACagtatgattattttttctctacacTTTCACTATTCCAAACCACTAATTCAACAGTTCCATCCAAATGTTACTAATCTTAAGAGATTTTGAAGAGAGCtacaaatttcaaacataTTGTCAAAGTAActaaatatactagtattgtACAAATAAGGAGCTGGGAACAGAAAACAAGGTAACTCAAAACAACCGaagttgacatgaatttagAACTAACAGAGTGGACCAGAAGGAAGATAACAGACAAAGGAATGTTTTTTGAGCTCCTGGCCAAACAGATgacttcaaaattcaaacactTGACagaaattaatgaagtgagcaAGTAGAATCAGCACTTTGAGGAAAACCATAAGTGAAAATCTAAAAGTAATTAGGATTCCGGGCATCACAATGTACTAATGCAAATTATACAACAATACATTTAACTTAAAAACCCTAATCCAATTATACTGAGATTCCGAACCCAAATAAGTCACATAAATAACCAGTAAAAACCTAAACTTTTAGGATTATGAAGGGAATCACTAACCACTACTGTCGTACGGCTCGCAGTCCATAGCCAGCTTTTTGCAGAGCAAAGATTCACAAATTCTCGCAGCTCAAAACCTAGAATCAATCACACGGAGTCAGgaaaactataaaattttgacTTTTACGAGCTAATAAATAGCAAGCTAGGATTCGATTTCGTTGATTTCGGCCGGCGTGTGTGTTTTGGGGTATGCGGACGTGAaatgtgtttattaaattagCTAAGGAAATTAAGGTTTGAGTTCCGCCTCTTTTGATTCTGTTGTGTCCTTGTTCCAAAGTGTTTTTGCGGCCATTTTTCAATTGAGAgaaattgtatatacaaaattggacattttagatattttatattaaaataattatagtaattaatgtaatataggagtattacgtatttatctttttattgattatttaagaAAGATTAAGTTTTCATAATCAAcctttatacatttaattatggaaTGATTTACTACATCAATTATGTAgattaaagacaaaataataatattaatagtcATTAAcgtccaattattttatttttaaataatttttaaaatcccaagttataaaaatgacatgtttatatacttaatttcttattgttattatctaatgaaataatcatagtcattctaattcaattatttttattaaataatctttaaaattttatgttctAAAAATAACTACA harbors:
- the LOC125222946 gene encoding protein EMSY-LIKE 3-like, with the translated sequence MDCEPYDSSGTDDDFPPPHQNTNRMSRGGRISGNGRPAAFSSHPFPRIYEETDMEAKIHQLEQEAYSSVLRAFKAQDDAITWEKESLITELRKELRLSNEEHRDLLSRVNADDTIRRIREWRQSGGLQQSIHGANQPVHDAVLSPSISASRKKQKIAPQYPSVSYGGPSPSFHPHAIATTNQPSSSAAKRGPIAGTKGKKHKSIPPGSLTKIRHPSGPAGRGQFGNRVGGLPNERPQGSFDPLIGRKVRTRWPDDNNFYEAVITDYNAVEGRHALVYDIGTDFETWEWVNLAEISPSDIKWDGEDPGISRHGSYGGAACGIGRPLGQDNAPGLGRGRGLPKGQSRNDLPPQNGIGKKRLDDIQLLHTETLIKEVEKVFNASHPDPVEIDRARKVLKEHELALSDAIARFADLSDGESDEGGGFVHGQALERA